The DNA window TTCGAATATTACCCAAACAAAGTCATTTTAATATCTAGTGATGGTGATTTCTCAAGTCTTATATCTTTTCTAAAAGAAAAAAGTATTGAAATAACAATCATATCCCCTAACAATAGATGTTCATTCCTCTTAAGAAAACTGAACGTCTCAATACTTTATTTAAATACACAAAAAATATTCCTAAAATTATCCACTCAACAGCAACCCATAAAAGAAAAAGCCCTCGATGGGGACGAAACCCCATAAAGGTCTTCTTCATAGTAAACAAATATAGTTTACCAAAAATAACACCTCTGTCAACCACTTTTTAACTATATCCCACCTCACTTTAATTCACCCTAACCTATCAAGGTGAGGGTTACACATAATATAAAACCTACCCTTTATACGCAAACCACCCCGCATATTGCGGGGTGGTGAGAAAACTATAAAGACTAGACTATTCTACACAAGCACCACCAGAAACTTCTAGTATAATACCAGCCTGATCAATTGTTGCAACGGTAATTGATTTTGATTTACCTGTACTATCAACACACCAACCAGAGTTAGCAGTGGCAGCGGTAGCACCCTTCATAATTACAGCAACCGCCCAAGCTGTACCTCCAACAGTAGCTGAACATGCACCAAAACTTCCTGTAGCATCTGTTGCCCCTTTAATCTGCGCTGCTACCGTTGTCTGACCAAATATGTTAGCCGCTCCAGAAACAGGACATGCAGCCGCTGCCACCGCTGCTGGTGCACTAGCTGAACACGTTGTACCTGTATTAGAATAACAACCCATATCACTATATACAATTTCTGCCTGAGATCTTATACTTGATAAATCTGCTTGTGCTGCAGCATTTGCTCCTTTACTTCTTGCACTTCCCAAACTAACCAAAACTACAGACGCCAAGATACCAATAATAGCGATAACGACAAGCAATTCAATAAGGGTGAAACCTTTTATGTACCTTTTCATATTATAAGATAAATTAATAATTACTAACTTGTTAATAAACTAACCTGTTATAAGGTTGTTGGGGTAATTATAGCACCTCCAGAGAAAAGCTATGCAATAACAACATGTGGATAACGGGTGAAAAACACTTCCCTCACAAAAGCCTTATTGTGCCCCAGCAATATTGTAAATAGGCACTAGGACAGCAGCCAACAAGACCGCAACACCTCCACCAAGAAGCACAATCATGAGTGGTTCAATGAGTGAAACCAGAGCATCCACAGCAGTCGTAACTTCACGAGCATAAAAAGCGGCCAATGTTTTCAAAATAGTACCAACCTCCCCTGTCTCTTCACCAACCCTAGTCATTTGAACCATTATTCCTGGGACTTCATGAGGGTGACCTGAGAGTGCTTCAGAAAGATTTTTACCACCTTTGACGTCGTTGACAGCGTTTTGCATGATACCCTGATAGACTTTGTTATCAATAATATTTCCCGTCAATTCCAAAGCTCTGACAATAGGAATACCAGATGAAAGCATTGTATTCATATTATCGGCAAAACGAGAGAGATAGAGTTTACGGAACAAAGTACTAACATAAGGAATTTGCAATTTGAAATGATCAAAGGCCATACGACCAGTCGGTGTGCGTATGAATTTGATAAGGAAAAATCCTGCTACAACTGCTACTGCCAAAATGACGAAACCATACGACACAAGGAAATTACTGATACCGAGAATTATAGTAGTGTAAATAGGTAAAGCTGTACCACCTTCGGTCAAAATACCACTGATCTTAGGAATAACCATCGTAAACATGAGTATCATAACCGTAAGAAACGTTACAAAAACGAAAGCTGGATATATCAAAGCTCCACGAACCTTGGAAGTCAGAGCGTATGTTCTGTCCAAATAAGCAGCCAAATATTCAAAAATCTCATCTAGTTTACCAGACTCTTCACCAGCCCTTACCATACTCACATAAAATTCACTAAAAACTTTTGGGTGTTTTTCCAAAGCAGCTGATATAGAACTTCCACCTTGAAGATCGTCTGCTATAACCATGAGTTTAGAACGAAGCAGACTGTTTTCTGTTTCTCCAGAAAGAAGTCTAAAGACTCTCAAAGCCGAAACCTGCGCTTCAAACAAAGTAGATAACTGACGGGACAAGATGACAACATCTTTACTTGATACGCGATCAAAGATAGAGATCTTCTTTGAAAAAAAAGAACCATTGGAAGTAGCCTCTCTTATAGAAGCCAAGACCAATCCCCTTCTTTGCAGAGATGAAATGGCAACATCAACGTTGATGGCATCAATAGAGCCAACTTTTCTTGCACCTACATTATCTAAAGCTTCGTAATTGAAAAGCATAATCTTTATTTGCGATTAATCTTAACTCTTAACTCCTACCTCTTACCTCTTTCTTTATATCATTCTCTCCAGATTCTTCTGATTTAAGGAATTTTGATAAGCATTTTCTACAGTTATCTCTCCCATCCTGACCAATTCTGCCAAGGAACGATTCATATCTATCATACCTTCTTGGGAACTTGTCTCAATGACCGTATTCAATTCATGGGTACGACGCTCACGAATCAGGTTTGAAATAGCGGTATTGTTGATAAGCAATTCACAAGCTGGCACTAGACCACCAGAAATCCTAGGGATAAGACGTTGAGAAAATACTCCAGACAATGAACCTGCCAACTGGACACGTATCTGATCCTGCTGATTTGGTGGGAACGAGTCAATGATACGATCTATAGTCTGTGCGGCATTGTTAGTATGTAAAGTTGAGAAGATGAGGTGACCAGTTTCCGAAGCAGTGACCGCAGTTGCGATAGTATTGATATCTCGCATTTCACCAACCATACAAACATCTATATCCTGACGAAACATTGCCGTCAGAGCATTTGAAAAATCCGGTGCGTCTATCCTTATCTCCCTCTGATCTATGATGGATTTCTTTGATTCAAATTGATATTCTATCGGATCTTCAATAGTCAAAATGTGTTCAGATCTTGTTTGATTGATCATCTCTATCATCGTTGCCAAAGTAGTGGTCTTTCCTTGACCGATAGGACCTACAACCAAGAAAAATCCTTGGGATTTCCTAGTAAACATTTCCAAAATAGGTGGGAGATTGAGCTCTGACAATGTCCTGATGACCTTTGGAATCAATCTAAGAGCAATAGAAACATTACCTTGGTGGAAATAAACATTGCCTCTAAAACGAGCATCTGAAAGATTGTATGAAAAATCAACCGTCTTTTCTCTTTCCAAAATCTCTTTATTGGCAGGAGAAATAAATATATTCAAAAAACCTTTCATATCGCTATCAGTAATGACCGCCTCTTTCAAAAAAGGTATCAGGTTGTTTGAGACTCTTATGAAAGGCGTTCGTCCAACCGACAAATGCAAGTCAGAGGCTCCCCCTTTCAAACAAAGACCTACTAGTTTTTCAATTTCTTTTTTGTAATCCATAATTATAATAACCAAACACCAATAATCAACTATTTCTAACTCTTTTTACTAGCGCAAATCTTTTCAACTTCTTTCAAAACTTCTGATGGGATCGTGGTGGCCTTTACTATATATCCATCAACAGTCATCTTCTGAGCACGAGCAACGTCGTCCGAAGAACCCTGATTGGTAAGCATTATAACTACCGTTGACAGCGGAACCAATTTGTCTTTTCTAATATTCATTACCATTTCAAGTCCATCCATACCTGGCATAACAATATCTACAAGCATAATATCTGGAATGTAACCTTCATGAAGCATTTTCAATCCAACATCTGTAGAATTGGCGACTTTGACATCGTAGCCAGATTTGGTGAATTTCATAGAATACATATCCAACAAAAAGGTATCATCATCAACAAGTAGGATTTTCTTTTGTGAAGGTTGGTTTGTCATAATAGCTTTATTATACACCCTGTATCATTACTACGAAAGCTTGCTAAAGCTTATTTACCTCCTCAAACGGTATCTTCTTCTCAAAAGCCTTGACTATGGCACTCTCACGCATAGAAAGCATTCCTCTCTTACGAGCAATAGCCAATATTTCACTCTCAACTGGATTGGTCAAAATTGCATTTTCTATTTCTTTATCCATAGCGAACATTTCAAAGACAGCCATACGTCCTCTTGTTCCCTTTGGACAATCTGGTGTCGCTTTGATTTTGCAAACCGTATCAGAAAAAGGTATTTCTTTTTTAAATTCAGCCGGCAAATCTGTAAAGTTACGGTCAATGAGAGCTTTGATACTACCCTCCACAGGTACAACTTCTCCGCCGTTCGGACAGAGAGTACCAGCTAGACGTTGAGCAATAGCGAGAATGAGAGTAGGTGCAATAAGGTATGGATCTACACCCATATCAATAAGACGAGGAATAACACCTGCAGCATTGTTGGTGTGCAAAGTTGAAAATACCAAGTGACCTGTCAAAGCGGCCTGAACAGCCAACTGTGCAGTCTCTTTGTCGCGGATCTCTCCAACCATGATTATGTCTGGGTCTTGACGAAGTGTTGTACGCAAACCAGAACTGAAGTCATAACCAATCTCTGGACGGACTTGTGATTGACTCACTCCTTCAATCTGATATTCAACTGGGTCTTCTAGAGAAAGCACGTTATAACTCTCACGATCTACTTCACTCAAAATAGAATACAAGGTTGTAGATTTTCCTGAACCAGTAGGACCTGTGATGAGGATCATTCCATAAGGAGAACCTATAGCTTTACGAACCATATCTAGATTTCTTGATGACATACCCAAATCATCTATAGTTCTTATACCTTTGGCTTGGTCAAGAATACGCATTACAACCTTTTCCCCATAATAAGCTGGAAATGTAGAGACACGAAAATCAATACGTCTACCATCTATGCGAGCAGAAAAACGTCCGTCTTGTGGCTTACGCTTCTCATCAAGTTTCATATTTGAAAGCACCTTGATACGAGAGACTACTGCTGAATGGACTTGTGCAGGTAAGACCAAACTTGTATTCAAAATACCATCCACACGAAAACGCACTCTGACAGATTCACGCATATGTTCTATGTGCACGTCAGAAGCTTCCCCTTCCACAGCATATCTGACAATAGTAGCTACAATCTTGACCACCGGAGCGTCCTCGGTGATCATCTTTTCTTCTTCGTCTTCTTTTTTACCAGTCTGAGGTTTCACTCCTCCACTTTTCTTTTCTACTTTACCAGTCTCAACAGAAAGCTCTGTCTCCAATTCTGAAAGTGCTCTTGTAACTTCTCCAGTCAAACCTTTGTACATCTCTACAACCTTATTGAAATCATCCGGAGTAATCAAAAATACTGTATAGGGTATATTTTTTTTAGTTGCCAAAAAATTCAAAGCATCGCGAGCCTCCATATTGTCTGGGTCAACTATACCGACCTCAAGAGTACCGTCTACAAGACCGATAGGTGCAAAATGATAATGAACAGCTGATTCTTCTGGTATATATTCCAAAATTTCAAAAGGAATATTTACCCCAACGAGAGAACGTATCGGGATATTCAAAAATTCACCACGAGCAACCAAAATATCCTCTGGTTTGACACCGTGTGAAGCCAAAGCTTCATCAATAGAAACGCCACTAGACGTTTGCTTGCGCACCTCGCCAAGGTCTGTCTTACTAATCAGTTTTTTCTGTAAGAGAATATCTAGGACTGACATATCATTTTTTGTGTTAACGGCTCAGTGAAGACGTGGCGACTCTAGATAATGGTGCAAAAGGATTTGTTCTACCAACTTGAAGGACTGGAATCTCTATAGAATAATCTATCAAGGTTCTGTAAGCGGGTTCATTGAAAAAAGTACTGTCAACTTTCAATGAATTTATTTCACCAAGTAATTTGAAAACGCGACTACCGACAGCTTGACTAGCATCATCAGTCTGTTCCAAAGTTGTACCAACAGGAGTTTGGGTACCACTCCAATAGAAATAACCAATAACAGAAATTATGACTATAATCGCTATTATGATGTAGGGCATTTTTGATGGTTTCTGATTGTTATTCATGTGTTTTATTGACTACGCAACCAATATGTCTGAAGCTCTACATTCCAATCATAAATCCCATCATCCTTGGCCGTCAGAGATATATGAGTGATATCCAATATACGCAGACTAGATTCAAGAGATTGCAAGAAACTGATGAATTGTTGATACGAAGCGCTCACTCCAAAAGAAACTGTAACCTTATCCAAGATCAAGTTTGGAATATTTCCATCAATCGCATTTTGATTGTTGAGGTTTATGGAACCAGTTGTCTTACCGGTAGAATTTTGACTAACTTTTTTCTCCGCTCCCAAAGTTGAAGCCTTTATACCCTTCAACAAAAGACTGTGACTCAAGCCGACGTTATTTAGATCAATGATCAAACGGATATTATCAATACTCTTTGGTATAACTTTATCCAATTTTGCACGATCATCACCAGAAATCTTTTTGTAATCCAACAAAACCTTATCACGAACACTGATAAGATGATTGGCACTTTCTATAGCAGAAATATACTGCGAATTGGAAGCTTTGACTACACCAGCTTCACCAAGAATACTCCTTGTTATTGTGAAATAAAGGCCAATTGCGAGTATTATCAAAATTGTTGCATAAACGTTACGATTCATATATTTATGGTGTTGTTAGAGGATCCGTAGAGGTACCAGAGACATTGTTCAAACCACTTTCAATCGTCCTCTTGTATGACAAACTACCTGGGTCTATCTCTGCAGAAAAACCGAAAGATACCGTTCCATTGGAATCAAGAGTAGGATCAAATAGGATAGGATTTTTTACTATTTTGGATAGATTGTATTCTGAAAGTTGACCCAAAATATCCGATTGGAAAGCCACTGACTCCAAGCTTGTACCATAACCTTTCATACTGACACTAAAATTGCCTCCACTATTTGCTGGTGCTTTGAAATCCATGCTAAGGAAACGGACTTTCTCTATTGTAAATTGACCGATAATATCAAAGATGTTTGACATCGCAACGTGATTGCTCAAGAGATTTCTAGCTGAATCAATCTGAATATTTACCTGCTTCAAATTTTCAATCAAATTGAGATCAAATTGTTTTTCCTTTACTGCTAATTCTGTTTTGTATGATAGGTTCGCTGACTTGAGATATAACTTCCAAAAATAAGCACCAGCAACACCTCCAGCAGAAGCCAAGAAAGTTATTACTGCAATAGCCATGAATATACTAGCTCCGTGGGCTTTTGGTCTTTGTGAGAATCCGCCACCAAACCCACCAACGACTGGTGCTGACTGTTGTTTGGGTATAAATGAGGTTTGGAATTTTGTTTCCATAATGTTCCCTCTCATTATACCAGTAATAACCTAAATAGAGATGTGTATAAGTATAATTATTCCAATTCTGACAGTCTACGCAAGGCTGTACCGATAGCAACGGTAAATTCTGGACCTGCACGAGAGAATTCTTCTGCCAAAATAGCCGGTGTTTCCAGTTTACCAAACGGATCAGCATATACCACCTCAGTTTGAAAACTTATCTTAGCCAAATCAGTAAAGCCTTTTAGGAGTACACCTCCACCAGTCAAAACTATTTTGCTTACATTCTTGCTATATTTTTTC is part of the Candidatus Paceibacterota bacterium genome and encodes:
- a CDS encoding type II secretion system protein; protein product: MKRYIKGFTLIELLVVIAIIGILASVVLVSLGSARSKGANAAAQADLSSIRSQAEIVYSDMGCYSNTGTTCSASAPAAVAAAACPVSGAANIFGQTTVAAQIKGATDATGSFGACSATVGGTAWAVAVIMKGATAATANSGWCVDSTGKSKSITVATIDQAGIILEVSGGACVE
- a CDS encoding type II secretion system F family protein, whose protein sequence is MLFNYEALDNVGARKVGSIDAINVDVAISSLQRRGLVLASIREATSNGSFFSKKISIFDRVSSKDVVILSRQLSTLFEAQVSALRVFRLLSGETENSLLRSKLMVIADDLQGGSSISAALEKHPKVFSEFYVSMVRAGEESGKLDEIFEYLAAYLDRTYALTSKVRGALIYPAFVFVTFLTVMILMFTMVIPKISGILTEGGTALPIYTTIILGISNFLVSYGFVILAVAVVAGFFLIKFIRTPTGRMAFDHFKLQIPYVSTLFRKLYLSRFADNMNTMLSSGIPIVRALELTGNIIDNKVYQGIMQNAVNDVKGGKNLSEALSGHPHEVPGIMVQMTRVGEETGEVGTILKTLAAFYAREVTTAVDALVSLIEPLMIVLLGGGVAVLLAAVLVPIYNIAGAQ
- a CDS encoding PilT/PilU family type 4a pilus ATPase yields the protein MDYKKEIEKLVGLCLKGGASDLHLSVGRTPFIRVSNNLIPFLKEAVITDSDMKGFLNIFISPANKEILEREKTVDFSYNLSDARFRGNVYFHQGNVSIALRLIPKVIRTLSELNLPPILEMFTRKSQGFFLVVGPIGQGKTTTLATMIEMINQTRSEHILTIEDPIEYQFESKKSIIDQREIRIDAPDFSNALTAMFRQDIDVCMVGEMRDINTIATAVTASETGHLIFSTLHTNNAAQTIDRIIDSFPPNQQDQIRVQLAGSLSGVFSQRLIPRISGGLVPACELLINNTAISNLIRERRTHELNTVIETSSQEGMIDMNRSLAELVRMGEITVENAYQNSLNQKNLERMI
- a CDS encoding GspE/PulE family protein — its product is MSVLDILLQKKLISKTDLGEVRKQTSSGVSIDEALASHGVKPEDILVARGEFLNIPIRSLVGVNIPFEILEYIPEESAVHYHFAPIGLVDGTLEVGIVDPDNMEARDALNFLATKKNIPYTVFLITPDDFNKVVEMYKGLTGEVTRALSELETELSVETGKVEKKSGGVKPQTGKKEDEEEKMITEDAPVVKIVATIVRYAVEGEASDVHIEHMRESVRVRFRVDGILNTSLVLPAQVHSAVVSRIKVLSNMKLDEKRKPQDGRFSARIDGRRIDFRVSTFPAYYGEKVVMRILDQAKGIRTIDDLGMSSRNLDMVRKAIGSPYGMILITGPTGSGKSTTLYSILSEVDRESYNVLSLEDPVEYQIEGVSQSQVRPEIGYDFSSGLRTTLRQDPDIIMVGEIRDKETAQLAVQAALTGHLVFSTLHTNNAAGVIPRLIDMGVDPYLIAPTLILAIAQRLAGTLCPNGGEVVPVEGSIKALIDRNFTDLPAEFKKEIPFSDTVCKIKATPDCPKGTRGRMAVFEMFAMDKEIENAILTNPVESEILAIARKRGMLSMRESAIVKAFEKKIPFEEVNKL
- a CDS encoding response regulator; this encodes MTNQPSQKKILLVDDDTFLLDMYSMKFTKSGYDVKVANSTDVGLKMLHEGYIPDIMLVDIVMPGMDGLEMVMNIRKDKLVPLSTVVIMLTNQGSSDDVARAQKMTVDGYIVKATTIPSEVLKEVEKICASKKS